One Vallitalea pronyensis genomic region harbors:
- a CDS encoding flavodoxin family protein yields the protein MKTLIICASYHHKNTMNIGKKMAEVLDATIIEPKDFHEDMLNRYGLIGFGSGIYNGKHHKSILALANQMKEQQHKHAFVFSTSTIPAKTMHKAMNDILTEKGFKIIGQFSCKGFMNYSFSKYIFGGLNKGRPNKRDYIDAMNFAKKIKAYQSDNGEK from the coding sequence ATGAAGACTCTCATCATCTGTGCTTCTTACCATCATAAGAATACAATGAACATAGGTAAAAAAATGGCTGAAGTATTGGATGCAACGATTATTGAACCAAAAGACTTTCATGAGGACATGTTGAATCGTTATGGGTTAATCGGTTTTGGCTCAGGTATTTATAACGGAAAACACCATAAGAGCATACTGGCATTAGCTAATCAAATGAAAGAGCAACAGCATAAACATGCCTTTGTTTTTTCAACATCAACGATACCTGCAAAAACCATGCATAAAGCAATGAATGACATACTCACAGAAAAAGGGTTCAAAATCATTGGACAGTTTTCATGTAAGGGTTTTATGAACTATAGCTTTTCGAAGTATATCTTTGGAGGGTTAAACAAAGGCAGACCCAATAAAAGAGATTATATAGATGCAATGAATTTTGCTAAAAAGATAAAAGCCTACCAAAGTGATAACGGGGAGAAATAA
- a CDS encoding ABC transporter ATP-binding protein → MAIVAVKKIVKRFGDITAVDHVDLTIQEGEIYGLLGPNGAGKSTMINILCDMVKRDSGDLWLFGHKVNKIGKKEKEEIGVVPQNIAIYDDLTAKENVMFFGSLYGLKGDLLKERTLEALAFVGLLDQQKKLPKTFSGGMKRRLNIACAIVHHPKLIIMDEPTVGIDTQSRNQILNAVKKLNSKGSTIIYTTHYMEEAEHLCTRIGIMDHGKVIAEGTCEELQSIVTDRKSIVIQTGIDQVIKPESLKSIRGVLHVTIDEHVVTIECPKESDCITDVLAYFAQQKIVIRDIKMQGVSLETAFLSLTGRRLSD, encoded by the coding sequence ATGGCTATTGTAGCTGTCAAAAAAATAGTGAAACGATTTGGTGATATTACGGCGGTTGACCATGTGGACTTAACCATACAAGAAGGTGAAATATATGGCTTGCTCGGACCCAATGGAGCAGGTAAGAGCACCATGATCAATATACTCTGTGATATGGTTAAAAGAGATAGTGGCGACTTATGGCTTTTTGGGCATAAGGTGAATAAAATAGGGAAAAAAGAGAAGGAAGAGATAGGTGTTGTACCTCAGAATATAGCCATATATGATGACTTAACAGCCAAAGAAAATGTGATGTTTTTTGGCTCTTTATATGGACTAAAAGGTGACTTGTTAAAAGAAAGAACATTAGAGGCATTGGCTTTTGTCGGGCTGTTAGATCAGCAAAAAAAATTACCTAAGACATTTTCAGGCGGTATGAAAAGAAGGTTAAATATAGCCTGTGCTATTGTGCACCATCCGAAACTCATCATTATGGATGAACCAACAGTGGGCATTGATACGCAATCAAGAAACCAAATTTTAAACGCTGTGAAGAAATTAAATAGTAAGGGAAGCACAATCATCTACACCACACATTACATGGAAGAAGCAGAACATCTGTGTACAAGAATCGGTATTATGGATCATGGAAAAGTGATAGCAGAGGGAACCTGTGAAGAACTTCAAAGTATTGTAACCGACCGAAAAAGCATCGTCATTCAAACAGGCATTGACCAAGTCATCAAACCTGAAAGTTTAAAAAGCATAAGAGGTGTACTTCATGTTACCATTGATGAGCATGTGGTTACTATTGAATGTCCAAAAGAAAGTGATTGCATAACAGATGTCTTAGCTTACTTTGCCCAGCAGAAAATAGTCATTCGAGACATTAAGATGCAGGGGGTAAGTCTTGAAACTGCATTTCTTAGTCTAACGGGGAGGAGGCTTAGCGATTAA
- a CDS encoding ABC transporter permease translates to MGKIILVIKTILKRMFKKPSSFFLYLILPIAVSIGMYLLFNLEDHDKTNITVVDADQTMLSRSLIGNFEGTDGFDISHVHLSYLHEHMMDTGTSLAYIIPSGFEKAILAGEKPALEILSVGDQDTIWLDEILSAHVDTLMMMAEASNFQKKPLYEKIYQLKDGRVNYESTLIQDEAKKKSVTVRTFGNYMVVLLISTFTIPFQILNEKRQGTFARIGMSPIHPKSYIFANIIANVLVMMVQVGVVLLTLKFVLGAVFFVNPFIIYLILILFALCGISLGVFIAAYSKNTNAAGAFMGIIVSPSCMIAGCLWPIEFMPEYMQKIAYITPHRWTLDAISTIQANQNFVEILPHLLVVLSFTVLFFLIAVYKFKHEDKLYA, encoded by the coding sequence ATGGGTAAAATCATATTAGTCATTAAAACCATATTAAAGCGAATGTTTAAAAAACCATCCAGTTTTTTTCTGTACTTGATACTGCCTATTGCCGTTAGTATTGGCATGTACTTACTGTTTAATCTGGAAGATCATGATAAAACCAATATAACGGTGGTTGATGCTGATCAAACCATGTTGTCACGATCCCTCATTGGAAACTTTGAAGGTACAGATGGATTCGATATCAGCCATGTACATCTTAGCTATCTTCATGAACATATGATGGATACAGGCACTTCCTTGGCCTATATTATACCAAGTGGCTTTGAAAAAGCTATTTTAGCTGGTGAGAAACCTGCTCTTGAAATCCTATCCGTAGGTGACCAAGATACCATTTGGTTAGATGAAATATTAAGTGCACATGTGGATACATTAATGATGATGGCTGAAGCAAGCAACTTCCAAAAAAAGCCATTGTATGAAAAGATCTATCAGTTGAAAGATGGTAGGGTTAACTACGAGTCGACCCTTATTCAGGATGAGGCCAAGAAGAAATCTGTAACTGTAAGAACCTTTGGCAATTATATGGTTGTGTTGTTAATCAGTACGTTTACCATTCCTTTTCAAATATTAAATGAAAAAAGACAAGGTACATTTGCAAGAATTGGTATGTCACCCATTCATCCTAAAAGCTATATATTTGCTAATATCATTGCTAATGTTTTAGTGATGATGGTCCAAGTGGGTGTGGTGCTGTTGACATTGAAATTTGTATTGGGTGCTGTCTTCTTTGTTAACCCATTCATCATCTACCTGATCCTGATACTTTTTGCTTTATGTGGTATTAGTCTAGGTGTGTTCATTGCAGCTTATTCAAAAAATACCAATGCAGCTGGAGCATTTATGGGCATCATCGTGTCCCCATCCTGTATGATAGCTGGATGTCTATGGCCTATAGAATTTATGCCGGAATATATGCAAAAGATTGCTTATATCACACCTCATCGATGGACCCTTGACGCCATTAGCACGATACAAGCCAATCAAAACTTTGTAGAAATTCTACCACATTTGCTTGTGGTTCTGAGTTTTACGGTATTGTTTTTCTTAATTGCCGTGTATAAGTTTAAACATGAGGATAAATTATATGCTTAA
- a CDS encoding PadR family transcriptional regulator, with amino-acid sequence MKNYVSKRLFQGLICIHILHHANKEPFYGSWMLEELSEHGYTLSPGTLYPILHSLEKEGFIKHFDKNVNGKIRKYYTITEMGKEQLMESKKYVSELVAEIGII; translated from the coding sequence TTGAAAAATTATGTCAGTAAACGATTATTTCAGGGGTTGATATGCATTCATATCTTGCACCATGCCAATAAAGAACCTTTTTATGGTAGTTGGATGTTGGAAGAGTTATCGGAGCATGGTTATACCTTGAGCCCTGGAACACTCTATCCCATACTTCACAGCCTTGAGAAGGAAGGCTTTATCAAGCACTTTGATAAAAATGTGAATGGTAAAATCAGAAAGTATTACACCATTACAGAAATGGGTAAAGAACAGTTGATGGAATCCAAAAAATATGTATCCGAATTAGTAGCTGAAATAGGTATTATCTAG
- a CDS encoding ABC transporter permease, whose protein sequence is MMLLKVAIKEILQNIRDVKTIALMTLMPIASILILGMAISSAFSHSGTVSMEDVHVEYLVEGEKGALTTGFENIMGRMLTDDRHLVEVDDRETSLNRIKNNAIACLVEINEANQSISLYKNNRYNTNGSIIEARLRTYMNHINAVYAIKGVDTELPEEMPLDGGERDNTITINELDLEEPVSAMDYYGVAMSILFVLYSMSVQVTRNINEKKKGAMNRVLVSSIRKRDILLGKVLGGVTITTLQFAFVIATTLFIFNVNWGTNPAYTLILMFTFIIMAISIGTALGVVFNSEDKAMAVLHVFIVMVALFGGSYMPLTDLGVFGEVGKYFSPIWWSVRGAMETIYQGDTGTLYIAMGINIGIALVFLLLASWRMTKKEGLLHG, encoded by the coding sequence ATGATGCTATTAAAAGTTGCCATAAAAGAAATTTTACAGAACATAAGAGATGTAAAAACCATAGCCCTCATGACACTCATGCCCATAGCCAGTATATTGATATTAGGTATGGCCATATCATCAGCATTTAGTCATAGCGGCACGGTATCCATGGAAGATGTACATGTAGAGTACCTGGTAGAAGGTGAAAAGGGAGCGTTAACCACAGGTTTTGAAAACATCATGGGGCGCATGTTAACAGATGATCGTCATCTAGTAGAAGTGGATGACAGAGAAACATCATTAAATCGAATTAAAAATAATGCCATTGCATGTCTGGTTGAAATAAATGAAGCCAATCAATCCATCTCACTTTATAAAAATAACAGGTATAATACCAACGGCTCCATTATTGAAGCACGATTAAGAACATACATGAATCACATTAATGCTGTCTATGCTATCAAAGGCGTTGACACAGAGCTCCCTGAAGAGATGCCTTTAGATGGTGGTGAGAGGGATAACACCATAACCATTAACGAGCTTGATTTAGAAGAGCCTGTAAGTGCAATGGATTATTATGGCGTAGCCATGAGCATTTTGTTTGTACTCTATAGTATGTCTGTTCAAGTAACACGCAACATTAATGAAAAGAAAAAAGGGGCCATGAACAGAGTACTTGTATCATCCATCCGAAAACGGGATATTCTATTAGGAAAAGTATTGGGTGGCGTGACCATTACAACCCTACAGTTTGCTTTTGTCATAGCTACCACATTATTTATCTTTAATGTTAATTGGGGCACCAATCCAGCTTATACACTTATATTAATGTTCACCTTCATTATCATGGCTATATCCATTGGTACAGCGCTAGGAGTGGTGTTTAATAGTGAAGATAAAGCCATGGCCGTTCTTCATGTCTTTATTGTTATGGTTGCACTTTTTGGCGGAAGTTATATGCCATTAACAGATTTAGGTGTATTTGGTGAGGTGGGTAAATACTTCTCGCCTATCTGGTGGAGCGTTAGAGGGGCAATGGAGACCATTTACCAAGGGGATACAGGTACGCTATATATAGCCATGGGCATCAACATCGGTATTGCCTTGGTTTTTCTTCTATTAGCATCATGGAGAATGACGAAAAAGGAGGGGTTGCTTCATGGGTAA
- a CDS encoding ABC transporter ATP-binding protein, producing MFEFKDVRYKDIIDIPSLVIKKGEITTLIGESGGGKTTILRLLNKMISPTHGEIMFDGKPLTRIHTITHRQQVTMLSQNPIVFDGNIKENLTAGFRFQEKPLPDDTLLKQVLDSIQLKKKLTDSTDRLSGGEKQRLTLGRVLLLDSPIYLLDEPSSALDDSTEELIIEMFYGFVKENHKTLVMVTHSKEIAYKYSDSMIRIENGRCVSEGE from the coding sequence ATGTTTGAATTTAAAGATGTCAGGTATAAGGATATTATTGATATACCATCCTTAGTCATTAAAAAGGGTGAGATAACAACATTAATTGGTGAAAGCGGTGGTGGCAAGACCACCATCTTACGATTACTGAATAAGATGATTTCCCCTACCCATGGCGAGATTATGTTTGATGGTAAGCCTCTAACACGTATTCATACCATAACGCACCGACAGCAAGTCACCATGTTATCTCAGAATCCTATTGTCTTTGATGGCAATATTAAGGAAAATCTAACGGCGGGTTTTCGTTTTCAAGAAAAACCGTTACCTGATGATACTCTGCTAAAACAGGTATTGGATAGCATTCAATTAAAGAAAAAACTGACGGATTCAACAGATCGTCTATCAGGTGGTGAAAAACAGCGTTTAACCCTAGGGAGGGTTTTGCTCCTTGATTCACCGATCTATTTATTGGATGAGCCTTCGTCAGCATTAGATGATAGTACAGAGGAATTAATCATTGAGATGTTCTATGGATTTGTTAAAGAAAATCACAAAACGCTTGTTATGGTGACACACTCGAAAGAAATAGCCTACAAGTATTCAGATTCAATGATAAGAATTGAAAACGGTAGATGCGTATCGGAGGGAGAATAA
- a CDS encoding ABC transporter permease — MKGIIDLSVIQVALAYIFVVFVLIVVKRRGIHREKEIIVSSIRMTLQLILTGYVLQFVFDNPNAFITIGIIILMELFAIYTIFKKFKGKLSHPLKKVIAVAMSIGTFSCIVYFLLVVIRINPWFDPRYFIPIAGMLIGNSMTGISLGIHSLIEGMTVKRAIIEEALILGATPQKASRTVINNAFDAAILPTINSMVGMGIIFLPGMMTGQILGGADPTTAIAYQIAIMLGILGSVALTVVIMLKLSHSTFFNDESQLI; from the coding sequence ATGAAGGGTATTATTGATTTATCAGTTATACAAGTAGCATTGGCATATATATTTGTCGTCTTTGTACTGATTGTTGTGAAACGACGTGGTATTCATCGAGAAAAGGAAATCATCGTGTCATCCATTCGCATGACATTGCAACTTATCTTAACAGGGTATGTTCTACAGTTTGTTTTCGATAATCCTAATGCATTCATCACCATAGGTATTATTATCTTAATGGAGCTGTTTGCCATTTATACCATCTTCAAAAAATTTAAGGGCAAACTATCCCATCCATTAAAAAAAGTGATTGCAGTGGCTATGAGCATAGGGACATTTTCCTGTATTGTATATTTTCTGCTGGTTGTTATACGGATTAACCCTTGGTTCGACCCACGCTATTTTATACCCATAGCAGGGATGTTGATTGGTAATTCCATGACAGGGATTTCATTAGGTATCCATTCTTTAATTGAAGGCATGACCGTTAAAAGGGCTATTATTGAAGAAGCATTAATCTTGGGCGCCACACCTCAAAAGGCTTCAAGAACGGTCATTAACAATGCTTTTGATGCAGCTATTCTTCCTACCATTAATTCCATGGTCGGTATGGGCATTATCTTTTTACCAGGGATGATGACAGGACAGATATTAGGTGGCGCAGACCCAACCACGGCAATTGCTTATCAAATAGCCATCATGCTGGGTATTTTGGGGTCAGTAGCGTTGACAGTGGTTATTATGCTGAAGTTAAGCCACAGTACATTTTTTAATGATGAAAGTCAATTAATATAG